One genomic segment of Peribacillus sp. FSL H8-0477 includes these proteins:
- a CDS encoding class I SAM-dependent methyltransferase, translating to MGKLQDYFESNNGRLIHKWMHYFDIYERHFEKFIGKEINILEIGVSHGGSLQMWKDYFGDKATIFGLDIDPVCKSFEEEQINIIIGDQGDREFWKTIKPTLPKFDIIIDDGGHHMTQLKTTFQEMFPELSSHGVYFIEDLHTCYWEEYGGGLGNPDNFIEYSKKMIDNLNAWHSRDPHLSINQFTTSVFSMSYYDSVLVIEKKPIEYPSTQITGTLSW from the coding sequence GTGGGTAAATTACAAGACTATTTTGAATCCAATAACGGACGGTTAATTCATAAGTGGATGCATTATTTTGATATATATGAACGTCATTTTGAGAAGTTTATCGGCAAAGAAATTAATATTTTAGAAATTGGAGTTTCTCATGGCGGGTCACTTCAAATGTGGAAAGACTATTTTGGGGACAAAGCTACGATATTTGGACTAGATATTGACCCTGTCTGTAAATCATTTGAGGAGGAACAAATTAATATAATCATCGGTGATCAAGGGGATAGGGAGTTTTGGAAAACAATCAAACCTACTTTACCGAAATTCGACATAATTATCGACGACGGCGGTCATCACATGACTCAGTTAAAGACTACGTTCCAGGAGATGTTTCCTGAACTTTCTTCCCACGGGGTTTATTTTATAGAGGATTTGCACACGTGCTATTGGGAGGAATACGGAGGTGGACTTGGTAACCCTGATAACTTTATTGAATACTCAAAAAAAATGATTGATAATCTAAATGCTTGGCATTCGAGGGATCCTCATTTGTCAATAAATCAGTTCACCACATCCGTTTTTTCAATGAGTTATTATGATAGTGTTTTAGTAATCGAAAAGAAACCAATAGAATATCCATCTACTCAAATAACAGGGACTCTATCTTGGTAA
- the thiW gene encoding energy coupling factor transporter S component ThiW, producing the protein MIEKGNLLRKMTLTCMFTAITTLTSSFFFIPVGFAKIFPIQHVTNVMTAVILGPFFAVIQAFLVSLIRNMAGTGSIFAFPGSMIGALFAALLYKKMKKIQYACFGEVVGTGILGSITCYPIALVILGEKAALFGFLPAFFLSSLMGSLFAFLILKILLKNHYFNEVLHKNTTKDQRI; encoded by the coding sequence ATGATAGAAAAAGGGAACTTATTGAGGAAAATGACGCTGACTTGCATGTTCACGGCCATCACTACCCTAACTAGTTCGTTCTTTTTCATTCCCGTTGGATTTGCAAAGATTTTTCCTATTCAGCATGTAACCAATGTCATGACTGCCGTTATATTAGGACCTTTTTTTGCTGTTATACAAGCCTTTTTGGTATCCCTTATCAGAAATATGGCAGGTACTGGTTCTATTTTTGCGTTTCCTGGAAGCATGATTGGTGCATTATTTGCAGCACTCCTATACAAGAAAATGAAAAAGATTCAGTACGCATGCTTCGGAGAAGTAGTTGGGACTGGCATTCTTGGATCCATAACTTGTTATCCGATAGCGCTTGTAATATTGGGAGAAAAAGCTGCACTTTTTGGTTTTTTACCAGCTTTTTTCCTTAGTTCTTTAATGGGTTCCCTTTTTGCTTTTCTTATATTAAAAATACTTTTGAAGAATCATTATTTCAATGAAGTTCTTCATAAAAACACCACAAAGGATCAACGAATCTAA
- the tenA gene encoding thiaminase II produces the protein MTSTTLKSFSDKLHERSKEIWTKNHTHPFVQAIGDGTLLENKFAYYLKQDYIYLIEYSKLFALGAIKANNLETMTKFAGIFHKTLQVEMDLHRNYCKEFGVSSKELEHTEPTPTTLAYTGYMLNAAHHGTLADIIACLLPCAWDYYEIGLLLKKQNGAALETNRYASWIQSYSSVEFAEVHKWLSKLLDELTEGLPERDLNRLEKHFIATSRYEYLFWDMVYNEHDWPME, from the coding sequence ATGACGAGTACCACATTGAAATCTTTCAGTGATAAACTTCACGAACGTTCGAAAGAAATTTGGACGAAGAACCACACACATCCCTTTGTTCAAGCAATAGGTGATGGGACGCTTTTAGAAAATAAATTTGCTTATTACCTTAAACAGGACTATATCTATCTTATTGAGTACTCTAAACTTTTTGCTTTAGGGGCCATCAAGGCTAATAATCTTGAAACCATGACCAAATTTGCTGGTATATTTCATAAAACTCTTCAAGTAGAAATGGATTTACATCGGAACTACTGCAAAGAGTTTGGAGTCAGCTCGAAGGAATTAGAACATACTGAGCCTACACCAACTACCCTTGCCTATACCGGTTACATGCTAAATGCCGCACATCATGGAACATTAGCTGATATCATTGCCTGTTTGCTTCCATGTGCTTGGGACTATTATGAGATTGGTTTGTTATTAAAGAAACAAAATGGTGCAGCCTTGGAGACAAATCGTTATGCCAGCTGGATTCAATCCTATTCATCCGTCGAATTCGCTGAAGTGCACAAATGGTTGTCTAAACTGTTAGATGAATTGACGGAAGGGCTGCCTGAAAGAGACCTAAACAGATTAGAGAAGCACTTTATAGCGACCTCACGATATGAATATTTATTTTGGGACATGGTTTACAATGAGCATGATTGGCCTATGGAATGA